Proteins encoded in a region of the Mesoflavibacter profundi genome:
- a CDS encoding outer membrane beta-barrel protein has product MRKLLFVLTTLCSLSSFSQSKDFKISGTILAEEDNSPLEAATVYLEKVKDSSLVTYTISDKNGSFQLEDQTSEGSLNLLVSYVGYQSIKQNIQLDKKVIDLGDIKLKVSSNALEEVLIKTSAPVTIKKDTLEFNVKSFKTKKDATVEDLLKQLPGVEIDEEGKIKVNGKEVNQILVNGKPFFGNDPSITTKNLTKEIIEKIQVVDTKTKSEAFTGEEGSNENKTINLTIKEENNKGVFGRVAAGAGTDKRYEFAGMFNRFDNDQRFSVLLGGNNINSPGFSFGEIEKMFGGNGSRSWNSNGSFSINGRQFGGGQGITTSRLAGANFADNYGETLEASADYFYSGSKSENETSSQRETILSDSRFFSNSNSRSENNTDSHTANAEFEIEIDTTFMINVRPRFSFSNSNTDYVSYDETLDQELNLTNQSNLSSFVESKANTFANEISATKKFGDKGAFLRLNIDNSFNRNLSDDFINSITEVYGDSPQTIIRDQFTDGDNKSSNIATDLEYRLPIKAKEFFLRFGYEFEYNKDKNRQSTFDFNNTTNNYDAFNQALSTDFEYTDLRNAPGLELSYRKEKWSARIGADYVLRTLKNQDGLRPQFNVERDFKALELNSSFRYSFSKKSSAFIGYNLRNRPPSLRQLQAFEDVSNPLNTVVGNPNLEPTNQHSIYANFNSYNWQEKSGFFMYSSISVDRNAVVSRTTIDPETLTRTTTYDNVNGNKSGYFGFSFRKRVKLDSLQSIRLRVGSWGNFSENVNYNNNVQYSSKVLGVTPELGVDYVYNNIFEIKPRYRVSFTNNKFDIDAFEDRNFTSHNLAINTAFFLPKGLEYRNDINYNYNPNVADGFQKDAWFWNASISYSVLKDQGLLTLKVYDLLNQNTNARRTATLDYIQDTQSTVLKQYFMLNFSWKFNSLGAKGESGDGGMYFLD; this is encoded by the coding sequence ATGCGTAAATTATTATTTGTGTTAACTACGTTATGTAGTTTATCTTCGTTTAGTCAGTCTAAAGACTTTAAAATTTCAGGAACTATATTAGCCGAAGAGGATAATTCACCTTTAGAAGCTGCAACGGTGTACTTAGAGAAAGTAAAAGATAGTAGTCTTGTTACCTATACAATCTCTGATAAAAATGGAAGTTTTCAGCTAGAAGACCAAACGTCTGAAGGATCTTTAAACCTATTAGTGTCTTATGTAGGATATCAATCTATTAAGCAAAATATTCAGTTAGATAAAAAAGTCATAGACTTAGGCGATATAAAATTAAAGGTAAGTAGTAATGCTTTAGAAGAAGTGTTAATAAAAACTTCGGCACCAGTAACTATTAAAAAAGATACCTTAGAATTTAATGTGAAATCTTTTAAGACTAAAAAAGATGCTACAGTAGAGGATTTATTAAAGCAATTACCAGGTGTAGAAATTGACGAAGAAGGAAAAATAAAAGTAAATGGTAAAGAGGTAAATCAAATATTAGTAAACGGTAAACCATTTTTTGGGAACGATCCTTCTATTACTACAAAAAACTTGACTAAAGAAATAATAGAAAAAATACAAGTAGTAGATACAAAAACTAAAAGTGAAGCATTTACAGGCGAAGAAGGTAGTAACGAAAACAAAACCATAAACTTAACTATTAAAGAAGAAAACAATAAAGGTGTCTTTGGTCGTGTAGCAGCAGGAGCAGGAACCGATAAAAGGTACGAGTTTGCAGGAATGTTTAATAGGTTTGATAATGACCAAAGGTTTAGTGTATTATTAGGTGGTAATAACATAAATTCGCCAGGATTTAGTTTTGGTGAGATAGAAAAAATGTTTGGTGGTAATGGTAGTCGTAGTTGGAATAGTAATGGTTCTTTTAGTATTAATGGAAGGCAATTTGGTGGCGGACAAGGGATTACTACTTCTAGATTAGCAGGTGCAAATTTTGCAGATAATTATGGCGAAACTCTAGAAGCATCGGCAGATTATTTTTATTCTGGTAGCAAGTCTGAAAATGAAACGTCTTCTCAAAGAGAAACTATACTATCAGATTCTAGATTTTTCTCAAATTCTAATTCTAGATCAGAAAATAATACAGATAGTCATACTGCAAATGCAGAATTCGAAATTGAAATTGACACCACATTTATGATCAATGTAAGACCAAGATTTTCGTTTTCTAATAGCAATACAGATTATGTAAGTTATGACGAAACTTTAGATCAAGAATTAAACTTAACTAACCAATCTAATTTAAGTTCGTTTGTAGAATCTAAAGCAAATACATTTGCTAACGAGATTAGTGCAACTAAAAAATTTGGTGATAAAGGTGCATTTTTAAGATTAAATATAGACAATAGTTTTAATAGGAATTTAAGTGATGATTTTATTAATTCTATCACAGAAGTATATGGTGATTCGCCGCAAACAATTATAAGAGATCAATTTACAGATGGCGACAACAAAAGTTCTAACATCGCTACAGACTTAGAGTATAGATTACCTATCAAAGCAAAAGAATTCTTTTTAAGATTTGGTTACGAGTTTGAATATAATAAAGATAAAAACAGACAAAGTACGTTCGATTTTAACAACACAACCAATAATTACGATGCTTTTAATCAAGCATTAAGTACAGATTTTGAATATACAGATTTAAGAAATGCGCCAGGATTAGAATTAAGTTATCGTAAAGAAAAGTGGTCGGCAAGAATTGGTGCAGATTATGTGTTAAGAACTTTAAAAAATCAAGATGGATTAAGACCACAATTTAATGTAGAACGAGATTTTAAAGCATTAGAATTAAACTCTAGTTTTAGATATAGTTTTAGTAAAAAATCATCTGCATTTATAGGCTATAATTTAAGAAATAGACCGCCATCTTTAAGACAATTACAAGCTTTTGAAGATGTTTCTAATCCATTAAATACAGTAGTTGGTAACCCAAATCTAGAGCCAACAAACCAACATAGTATTTACGCTAATTTTAATTCATACAATTGGCAAGAAAAGTCTGGTTTTTTCATGTATTCTAGTATATCTGTAGATAGAAATGCAGTAGTTTCTAGAACAACAATAGATCCAGAAACATTAACAAGAACAACAACTTACGATAATGTAAATGGTAATAAAAGCGGATATTTTGGATTTAGTTTTAGAAAACGCGTCAAATTAGATTCCTTACAATCTATTAGATTAAGAGTAGGAAGTTGGGGTAATTTTTCAGAAAATGTAAACTATAATAATAATGTGCAATACTCCAGTAAAGTATTAGGTGTAACTCCAGAATTAGGTGTAGATTATGTTTACAATAATATTTTTGAAATTAAACCACGCTATCGTGTATCTTTTACCAACAACAAGTTTGATATAGATGCTTTTGAAGATAGAAACTTTACATCGCATAATTTAGCTATAAACACTGCGTTTTTCTTACCCAAAGGTTTAGAGTATAGAAATGATATTAACTATAATTACAATCCAAATGTAGCAGATGGATTTCAAAAAGATGCATGGTTTTGGAATGCAAGTATATCATATTCAGTATTAAAAGATCAAGGATTACTAACTTTAAAGGTTTACGATTTACTTAATCAAAATACCAATGCAAGACGTACAGCAACCTTAGATTACATTCAAGATACGCAAAGTACAGTTTTAAAACAGTATTTTATGCTTAACTTTAGTTGGAAGTTTAATAGCTTAGGAGCTAAAGGTGAAAGTGGTGATGGCGGAATGTATTTTCTAGATTAA
- a CDS encoding TPM domain-containing protein, which produces MKHFIFVLAFIFCISCKTKPKQTSTYNQAVVQDYANIFTKIEQDSLTNFILNYEKLTTNEICVMTIDSLPKNTKVLRHATNIAQNLGVGKADKNNGLLLLIAIHNRQVAFATGYGTETILTDSICYHLIESTLIPNFKNQMYYKGVIHALDSVKSKWY; this is translated from the coding sequence ATGAAACATTTCATTTTTGTTTTAGCTTTCATTTTTTGTATTTCTTGTAAAACAAAACCTAAGCAAACCTCAACATATAACCAAGCAGTTGTTCAAGATTACGCTAATATTTTCACTAAAATTGAACAGGATTCGCTTACTAATTTCATTTTAAATTATGAAAAACTAACTACTAATGAAATTTGTGTAATGACCATTGATTCTTTACCAAAAAACACAAAAGTTTTAAGACATGCGACAAATATTGCGCAAAACTTAGGTGTTGGAAAAGCAGATAAAAACAATGGATTATTACTTTTAATAGCTATACATAACAGACAAGTTGCTTTTGCTACAGGATATGGTACTGAAACTATTTTGACCGATAGTATTTGTTATCATTTAATTGAATCTACACTTATTCCAAATTTTAAAAATCAGATGTATTATAAAGGCGTTATACACGCTTTAGATTCAGTTAAAAGTAAATGGTATTAA
- a CDS encoding TPM domain-containing protein, producing the protein MQYSVVSSQSLRLLKKGVLKLFLLFTFLSFVKVSAQFEIPKKPDFQTSVYDYVNLLSASEKSTLENKLVKYSDSTSTQIVVAVIASTKGEYINYLATEWAHEWGIGQAKEDNGVFILLARDDRKIMIATGYGVEHLLTDAMSRRIIERDIIPYFKRNDYYGGLNRGSDAIFEVLKGEYKGTRQSSGGDFPVGVIFFLIIIFIIILISISKHKRNGGNGDNFGGGRNDTRDILEAIILSNSGRGGYRRSSGGFGGGFGGSSGGGFGSGGFGGGFGGGGFGGGGASGGW; encoded by the coding sequence ATGCAATATTCAGTAGTCAGTAGTCAATCTTTACGCTTACTTAAAAAAGGAGTATTGAAACTTTTTCTTTTATTCACTTTCTTATCGTTTGTTAAAGTTTCTGCTCAATTTGAAATTCCTAAAAAACCAGATTTTCAAACTAGTGTATACGATTACGTTAATTTATTATCTGCTTCAGAAAAAAGCACTTTAGAAAACAAATTAGTTAAATATTCTGATAGCACTTCTACACAAATTGTTGTTGCTGTCATTGCATCTACTAAAGGTGAATATATCAATTATTTAGCGACAGAATGGGCTCATGAATGGGGAATTGGTCAAGCAAAAGAAGATAATGGTGTCTTTATTTTATTAGCCAGAGATGACCGTAAAATAATGATTGCAACGGGTTACGGTGTGGAACATTTATTAACCGATGCGATGTCACGCAGAATTATTGAGCGAGACATTATCCCTTATTTTAAACGAAACGATTATTATGGCGGCTTAAACCGTGGATCGGATGCTATTTTTGAAGTCTTAAAGGGCGAATATAAAGGCACAAGACAAAGTTCTGGTGGTGATTTTCCTGTTGGAGTTATTTTCTTTTTGATTATCATCTTTATTATTATTCTTATATCCATATCTAAACACAAACGAAATGGCGGTAATGGCGACAACTTTGGTGGCGGTAGAAATGATACAAGAGACATCTTAGAAGCTATTATTTTAAGTAATTCTGGTCGTGGCGGCTATAGAAGAAGTTCTGGCGGTTTTGGTGGCGGTTTTGGTGGATCTTCTGGTGGCGGATTTGGTTCTGGTGGCTTTGGCGGCGGTTTTGGTGGCGGCGGATTTGGCGGTGGCGGCGCTTCTGGTGGTTGGTAG
- a CDS encoding TPM domain-containing protein, which produces MSQDVEAFLTTIEEQEIVEAIRIAEKNTSGEIRVHLENTCNTPIELRALEVFSLLKMNNTKQRNGVLIYVAVMDHKFCIYGDLGINKVVPNNFWDNTKNTIQNHFKKGYFKQGLVDGILQAGQELKVHFPSQSDNPNQLSNTISKG; this is translated from the coding sequence ATGTCTCAAGACGTAGAAGCATTTTTAACCACAATTGAAGAACAAGAAATTGTTGAAGCTATAAGAATAGCTGAAAAAAACACGTCTGGAGAAATACGAGTTCATCTAGAAAACACTTGTAATACACCAATAGAACTTCGTGCATTAGAAGTGTTTTCTTTATTAAAGATGAATAACACTAAACAGCGCAACGGTGTGTTAATTTACGTCGCTGTTATGGATCATAAATTTTGTATTTATGGTGATTTAGGCATTAATAAAGTTGTACCTAATAACTTTTGGGACAACACAAAAAACACCATACAAAACCACTTTAAGAAAGGATATTTTAAACAAGGATTAGTAGACGGTATTTTACAAGCTGGTCAGGAATTAAAAGTTCATTTTCCTTCCCAAAGCGATAATCCAAATCAACTTTCTAATACGATTTCTAAAGGATAA
- a CDS encoding LemA family protein, protein MKKWLVPIILIALAILFGVRVYNSTIGLEENVEEAWGKVESSYQRRSDLIGNLVKTVQGAADFEKSTLESVINARAKATAVNIDPTNITPEQLQQFNQAQSGLSSALSRLLVTVERYPDLKANQNFLELQSQLEGTENRINVARDRFNETVKPYNKHIRTFPNNLLAGVFGFEKKAYFEAEEGSDKAPDVEFDFK, encoded by the coding sequence ATGAAAAAATGGCTTGTTCCAATAATATTAATCGCTTTAGCAATACTATTTGGTGTAAGAGTATATAACTCGACCATCGGATTAGAAGAAAATGTAGAAGAAGCATGGGGAAAAGTAGAAAGCTCTTACCAAAGACGTAGTGATCTTATTGGTAATCTTGTAAAAACAGTACAAGGCGCTGCAGATTTTGAAAAAAGCACTCTAGAATCTGTAATTAACGCTAGAGCAAAAGCTACTGCAGTAAACATAGATCCTACTAACATTACTCCAGAACAGTTACAACAATTTAACCAAGCGCAAAGTGGATTAAGCAGTGCACTATCTAGATTATTAGTAACTGTAGAGCGTTATCCAGATCTAAAAGCAAATCAAAACTTTTTAGAATTACAAAGCCAATTAGAAGGTACAGAAAACAGAATTAATGTAGCAAGAGATAGATTTAATGAAACTGTAAAACCTTACAATAAACACATTAGAACATTTCCTAACAATTTGTTAGCTGGCGTATTTGGTTTTGAAAAGAAAGCTTATTTTGAAGCTGAAGAAGGCAGCGATAAAGCACCAGATGTAGAATTTGATTTTAAATAA
- a CDS encoding MerR family transcriptional regulator: protein MIIDLPEKRYYSIGEVAKAFDVNTSLIRFWEKEFDVLKPKKNAKGNRKFTPEDVKNLKLIYHLVKERGFTLDGAKIHLKEEKKKTLDNFEIISKLEGVKQQLIKLKEQL, encoded by the coding sequence ATGATAATTGATTTACCAGAAAAAAGGTATTACTCTATTGGTGAAGTTGCCAAAGCATTTGATGTAAACACATCTTTAATACGGTTTTGGGAAAAAGAATTTGACGTTTTAAAACCAAAAAAAAACGCTAAAGGAAATCGTAAATTTACTCCAGAAGATGTAAAAAACTTAAAGTTAATCTACCATTTGGTAAAAGAACGAGGATTTACTTTGGACGGTGCAAAAATTCATTTAAAAGAAGAAAAGAAAAAAACACTAGATAATTTTGAAATAATATCTAAATTAGAAGGTGTAAAACAACAACTTATAAAACTAAAAGAACAACTTTAA
- a CDS encoding M23 family metallopeptidase, which yields MSKVKYYYDSETLSYKKIERKKRRTIKYITLFLIASALFGFLFVSIAGHYIESPKEKALKRELTNLEFQYDLLNKKMSQAETVLANIEERDNTIYRLYFEANPIPEEQRKAGFGGVNRYKKLEGFDNSELIINSNKRIDKLLKRIVVQSKSLDEIAVLAEEKEKLLASIPAIQPVNNKDLTRMASGYGMRSDPFTKQRKMHWGMDFTAPRGTPIYAAGDGVIVRADSNSSGYGKHIRIDHGYGYVSLYAHLYKYNVKKNQKVKRGDLIGFVGSTGRSEAPHLHYEIFKDDQRINPINFYYGSLTPEEFSKLLERASLENQSLD from the coding sequence ATGAGTAAGGTAAAATATTATTATGATTCCGAAACGCTTTCTTACAAGAAAATAGAGCGTAAAAAAAGACGTACTATTAAGTACATTACTTTATTTCTTATTGCTAGTGCTTTATTTGGTTTTTTATTTGTTAGCATTGCTGGTCATTACATAGAATCGCCTAAAGAAAAAGCGTTAAAACGTGAGTTGACTAACTTAGAATTTCAATATGACTTATTAAATAAAAAAATGAGTCAAGCCGAAACTGTACTTGCAAATATTGAAGAACGCGACAACACCATTTACAGATTATATTTTGAAGCCAATCCAATACCCGAAGAACAACGTAAAGCAGGTTTTGGTGGTGTAAACCGTTATAAAAAACTAGAAGGTTTTGATAACTCTGAATTAATAATTAACAGCAACAAACGTATAGACAAGCTTTTAAAACGTATTGTGGTACAATCTAAATCTTTAGATGAAATTGCTGTTTTAGCAGAAGAAAAAGAAAAATTATTAGCTTCTATTCCTGCGATACAACCTGTAAATAATAAAGATTTAACCCGAATGGCTTCTGGTTACGGTATGCGATCAGACCCATTTACCAAACAACGTAAAATGCATTGGGGAATGGATTTTACTGCTCCAAGAGGTACACCAATTTATGCAGCTGGTGATGGCGTAATTGTAAGAGCAGACAGTAATAGTTCTGGATACGGTAAACATATACGAATAGATCATGGCTATGGCTACGTAAGTTTATATGCGCATCTTTACAAATACAATGTCAAGAAAAACCAAAAAGTAAAACGTGGTGATTTAATTGGTTTTGTTGGTAGCACTGGACGTAGTGAAGCGCCACATTTACATTACGAGATTTTTAAAGACGACCAACGTATTAACCCAATAAACTTCTATTACGGAAGTTTAACACCAGAAGAATTTAGCAAATTATTAGAACGCGCTTCTTTAGAAAACCAATCTTTAGACTAA
- the alaS gene encoding alanine--tRNA ligase, whose amino-acid sequence MNSQDIRSTFLDFFKNKKHSIVPSAPMVLKDDPTLMFVNSGMAPFKEYFLGNAQPKNNRIADTQKCLRVSGKHNDLEEVGYDTYHHTLFEMLGNWSFGDYFKKEAIAWAWELLTEVYKIDKDILYVTVFEGSDDADNLNMDTEAYDIWKEFISEDRILKGNKKDNFWEMGDQGPCGPCSEIHVDIRSAEEKAKVDGKSLVNEDHPQVVEIWNLVFMQYNRKADGSLEELPNKHIDTGMGFERLCMVLQNKTSNYDTDVFTPLIREIETITNKDYGKEDKVDVAIRVISDHVRAVAFSIADGQLPSNNGAGYVIRRILRRAVRYGFTFLDKNEPFIYRLVNVLVEKMGQAFPELKAQKQLIENVIKEEETSFLRTLEQGLTILDRIVETAKTKEISGSKVFELKDTYGFPEDLTDLILREKGFTYNKEDYKKRLEEQQSRGRKASELKSDDWTILIEDEEQEFVGYDTLETNVKITKYRKVTSKKDGEMYQLVFNLTPFYAEGGGQVGDKGYLEDQHGDVVYILDTKKENNIAIHLTKNLPANITEKFKATVDAKQRYRTECNHTATHLLHQALREILGDHVEQKGSAVHSKYLRFDFSHFSKMTVEELRDVENFVNARIESKLPLQEQRNVPMEKAIEEGAMALFGEKYGDAVRTIRFGQSIELCGGTHVNNTADIWHFKIVSESAVASGIRRIEAITNDAVKSYYHDNNRAFFEMKDLLNNAKEPVKALQNLQEENTALKKQIEQLLKDKAQNIKGQLKSEIKEINGVNFLAKKLDLDASGIKDLCFELGNQFENLFLIFGAENNGKALLTCYISKDLVENKSLNAGKVVRELGPLIRGGGGGQPFFATAGGPHVEGIEKALQEAFRYIQ is encoded by the coding sequence ATGAATTCTCAAGACATTCGCTCTACCTTTTTAGATTTTTTTAAAAACAAAAAGCATAGCATTGTGCCTTCTGCACCAATGGTTTTAAAAGACGATCCAACCTTAATGTTTGTTAACTCTGGTATGGCACCTTTTAAAGAGTATTTTTTAGGCAATGCACAGCCAAAAAACAATCGTATTGCAGATACACAAAAATGCTTAAGAGTATCGGGTAAACATAATGATCTTGAAGAAGTTGGTTACGATACCTATCACCATACATTGTTTGAAATGTTAGGTAACTGGTCGTTTGGCGATTACTTTAAAAAAGAAGCAATTGCTTGGGCTTGGGAATTATTAACCGAAGTCTACAAAATAGACAAAGACATACTTTACGTCACTGTTTTTGAAGGTAGCGATGATGCAGATAACCTAAATATGGATACCGAAGCTTATGATATTTGGAAAGAATTTATAAGCGAAGACCGAATTTTAAAAGGAAATAAAAAAGATAACTTTTGGGAAATGGGAGATCAAGGACCATGCGGACCTTGTAGCGAGATTCATGTAGATATTCGTTCTGCAGAAGAAAAAGCAAAAGTAGACGGTAAATCTTTGGTAAACGAAGATCATCCTCAAGTGGTAGAAATATGGAATCTTGTCTTTATGCAATACAACCGTAAAGCAGATGGAAGTTTAGAAGAATTACCAAACAAGCATATCGATACAGGTATGGGATTTGAGCGTTTATGCATGGTGCTGCAAAACAAAACTTCAAATTATGATACAGACGTATTTACACCATTAATTAGAGAAATTGAAACCATAACTAATAAAGATTATGGTAAAGAAGATAAAGTAGATGTAGCAATTCGCGTTATTTCAGATCACGTCCGTGCTGTAGCATTTTCAATCGCAGATGGACAATTACCAAGCAATAATGGAGCAGGTTATGTGATACGTCGTATTTTACGTCGTGCGGTACGTTACGGCTTTACTTTTTTAGATAAAAACGAACCATTTATTTACAGGTTAGTTAATGTTTTAGTTGAAAAAATGGGGCAAGCTTTTCCAGAACTAAAAGCACAAAAACAACTAATAGAAAACGTAATTAAGGAAGAAGAAACATCATTTTTACGTACGTTAGAGCAAGGATTAACCATTTTAGATCGTATTGTAGAAACAGCAAAAACTAAAGAAATTTCAGGTTCTAAAGTTTTTGAACTTAAAGATACTTACGGTTTTCCTGAAGATTTAACTGATTTAATTTTACGTGAAAAAGGATTTACGTACAATAAAGAAGATTATAAAAAACGTCTTGAAGAGCAACAATCTAGAGGAAGAAAAGCATCAGAATTAAAATCTGACGATTGGACCATTTTAATTGAAGATGAAGAACAAGAGTTTGTTGGTTATGATACTCTAGAAACTAACGTAAAAATTACCAAATACCGTAAAGTTACCTCTAAAAAAGATGGCGAGATGTACCAATTGGTATTTAACTTAACACCATTTTACGCAGAAGGTGGCGGACAAGTTGGTGATAAAGGTTATTTAGAAGATCAGCATGGCGATGTAGTATATATTTTAGATACTAAAAAAGAAAACAATATCGCTATACATTTAACTAAAAATTTACCTGCTAATATCACAGAGAAATTTAAAGCAACTGTAGATGCTAAACAACGTTATAGAACCGAGTGTAATCATACAGCTACACACTTATTACATCAAGCACTTCGCGAAATTTTAGGTGATCATGTAGAGCAAAAAGGAAGTGCAGTGCATAGTAAGTATTTGCGTTTTGATTTTTCTCATTTTTCTAAAATGACTGTTGAAGAATTACGTGACGTAGAAAACTTTGTAAACGCAAGGATAGAAAGTAAATTACCATTACAAGAGCAACGCAACGTACCAATGGAAAAAGCTATAGAAGAAGGTGCTATGGCGTTATTTGGTGAAAAATATGGTGATGCTGTTCGTACCATTAGATTTGGACAATCTATAGAATTATGTGGTGGAACTCACGTAAATAATACAGCAGATATTTGGCATTTTAAAATCGTGTCAGAAAGTGCTGTTGCTTCTGGGATAAGACGTATAGAAGCAATTACTAACGATGCGGTAAAATCTTATTACCACGATAATAATCGTGCATTTTTTGAAATGAAAGATTTACTAAACAACGCAAAAGAACCAGTAAAAGCACTGCAAAATTTACAAGAAGAAAATACAGCCTTAAAAAAACAAATAGAACAGTTGTTAAAGGATAAAGCACAAAATATAAAGGGACAATTAAAATCTGAAATTAAAGAAATTAATGGCGTTAATTTCTTAGCCAAAAAATTAGATTTAGATGCATCTGGTATTAAAGATTTATGTTTTGAATTAGGAAATCAATTTGAAAATCTGTTCTTAATTTTTGGTGCTGAAAATAACGGTAAAGCTTTGTTAACATGTTATATTTCTAAAGATTTAGTAGAAAATAAGTCTTTAAATGCAGGAAAAGTTGTTAGAGAATTAGGACCTTTAATAAGAGGTGGCGGCGGCGGACAACCGTTTTTTGCTACTGCAGGTGGACCACATGTAGAAGGTATAGAAAAAGCATTACAAGAAGCTTTTAGATATATACAATAG
- a CDS encoding GSCFA domain-containing protein — protein sequence MNFYTKIPLSPIPNNQIDYKSKVVLLGSCFAENIAKKFEYYKFNHVVNPFGILFHPIAIETLIKKALTDQSYTEKDLVFNNDKYHCLNAHSSLSNTSKSELILSLNSILQTTKQDVKEASHIVITLGTAWVYRFLNTQQVVANCHKISQKQFKKELLSTVQIERSLQSLVSLISLVNKNARIIFTVSPVRHIKDGFVENARSKANLLTAIHDFLDKSIVLKKEQLHYFPSYEIMMDELRDYRFYNQDMLHPSDLAIDYIWQKFLNVWVDPKTQSTLQLVEDVQKGIAHKPFDPSSSAHVNFLKQLELKKNQLTTLYPHITFS from the coding sequence ATGAATTTTTACACTAAAATACCACTTAGTCCTATACCAAATAATCAAATAGATTATAAGTCTAAAGTGGTATTATTAGGTTCTTGTTTTGCAGAAAATATCGCAAAAAAGTTTGAGTATTATAAGTTTAATCATGTGGTTAATCCTTTTGGTATTTTGTTTCATCCAATTGCGATAGAAACCTTAATTAAAAAAGCATTAACAGATCAAAGTTATACCGAAAAAGATTTGGTGTTTAACAACGATAAATACCATTGTTTAAATGCACATTCGTCTTTAAGTAATACTTCCAAATCAGAATTAATACTTAGCCTAAATTCAATATTACAAACAACTAAGCAAGATGTAAAAGAGGCTTCGCATATTGTAATAACTTTAGGTACTGCTTGGGTTTATCGATTTTTAAATACACAACAAGTAGTCGCTAATTGTCATAAAATATCACAAAAACAGTTTAAAAAAGAATTACTTTCTACTGTTCAAATAGAACGAAGTTTACAAAGTTTAGTCTCTTTAATTAGTTTAGTAAATAAAAATGCGCGTATTATTTTTACAGTTTCGCCTGTAAGACATATTAAAGATGGTTTTGTAGAAAATGCGCGTAGTAAAGCCAATCTGTTAACAGCAATTCATGATTTTTTAGATAAAAGTATTGTCTTAAAAAAAGAACAACTGCATTATTTTCCTTCGTATGAAATAATGATGGACGAGCTAAGAGATTATAGGTTTTATAATCAAGACATGCTTCATCCTAGTGATTTAGCCATAGATTATATATGGCAAAAGTTTTTAAATGTTTGGGTAGATCCTAAAACACAATCAACATTACAATTGGTAGAAGATGTGCAAAAAGGCATTGCACATAAGCCTTTTGATCCTAGCTCTTCAGCACATGTAAACTTTTTGAAGCAATTAGAATTAAAAAAAAATCAACTAACAACACTTTATCCTCACATCACTTTTAGTTAA